A stretch of the Malus sylvestris chromosome 10, drMalSylv7.2, whole genome shotgun sequence genome encodes the following:
- the LOC126587972 gene encoding pathogenesis-related protein PR-1-like, with product MKLFSGGLLGTYLLISTLFWPSLSKPHELQSSTPYNTVQQFLIPHNTQRSRLGLRPLKWSRKLEKYASWWAHQRQEDCSLIHSDSKFGENLFWGSGRDWKPGDAVAAWAQERSYYNYRTNSCAQNKDCWHYTQMVWRRSLKIGCSKVTCRGGDTFMVCVYDPPGNFIGQKPY from the coding sequence atgaaattattttcagGTGGTCTGTTAGGAACGTACCTCCTCATTTCCACACTGTTTTGGCCATCTCTTTCCAAGCCTCATGAACTACAGTCCTCCACTCCCTACAACACCGTTCAACAATTTTTGATCCCTCACAACACTCAGAGATCAAGGCTCGGTCTCCGCCCTCTCAAATGGAGCCGAAAACTGGAGAAATACGCTTCGTGGTGGGCGCACCAGAGGCAAGAAGACTGCTCCTTGATTCATTCGGACAGCAAATTTGGCGAGAACCTCTTCTGGGGCAGCGGTCGAGATTGGAAGCCGGGTGACGCAGTTGCAGCATGGGCGCAAGAGAGAAGTTACTATAATTATAGGACGAATTCCTGTGCTCAGAACAAAGATTGCTGGCATTATACTCAGATGGTTTGGAGGCGGAGCTTGAAGATTGGTTGCTCCAAAGTTACATGTAGGGGTGGAGATACATTCATGGTTTGTGTCTATGACCCCCCGGGTAACTTTATAGGCCAAAAACCATATTGA
- the LOC126587975 gene encoding uncharacterized protein LOC126587975: MKKEGTEETSMEMVKLFLEKKGEMAVAMDTLPDKFFEPFIMKGVKVDLLEPGRIVCSFKVPPRLLNGGNFMHGGATATLVDLVGSAALLSSGALNVGVSVEINVSYLDSAYPGEDVEIESRTLRVGKSVGVVSVEFRKKKTGKIIAQGRHTKYLAVSSKL, translated from the coding sequence ATGAAGAAAGAAGGAACCGAGGAAACAAGCATGGAGATGGTGAAGTTGTTTTTGGAGAAAAAAGGTGAAATGGCAGTCGCCATGGATACTCTGCCGGACAAGTTCTTCGAGCCCTTTATCATGAAAGGCGTCAAGGTCGACCTCCTTGAACCCGGACGCATTGTTTGCTCCTTCAAGGTACCCCCGCGTCTGCTGAACGGGGGCAATTTCATGCACGGCGGAGCCACAGCAACCCTTGTGGATTTGGTGGGATCAGCTGCACTCCTCTCCTCCGGAGCTCTCAACGTTGGAGTTTCGGTGGAGATCAACGTGTCGTACTTGGATTCGGCTTATCCCGGCGAGGATGTTGAGATCGAGTCCAGGACGTTACGTGTTGGAAAAAGTGTTGGTGTTGTGAGTGTTGAGTTCAGGAAGAAGAAGACTGGGAAGATTATCGCGCAGGGCCGTCATACCAAGTACCTCGCTGTTTCTAGCAAACTGTGA
- the LOC126587970 gene encoding uncharacterized protein LOC126587970 encodes MSTADGHVSESLSDIDDSEVAGYLNSKEAARFKRIIWEVLNKDYDQGKSRKRARKAKKAAPLEKAAKVSTGMNNKERLSSKIDFDALKKLNEDLGPGFEGGTESNCGSHGDEQLSNQRRNSFEGSHDEEIERENTYSEEVEAGKSYEDDTYVANDEYSRYNYDEECNYNEGYNNDDGYDFDEL; translated from the exons ATGTCAACTGCGGATGGCCATGTCTCAGAAAGCCTCTCTGATATCGACGACTCCGAG GTTGCTGGGTACCTTAACAGTAAGGAGGCGGCGCGGTTTAAAAGAATCATTTGGGAGGTACTTAACAAGGACTACGATCAG GGAAAGAGTAGAAAACGAGCCAGAAAAGCCAAGAAAGCAGCACCTCTAGAAAAAGCCGCCAAAGTTTCTACTGGGATGAATAATAAGGAG AGGCTGAGTTCAAAAATCGACTTCGATGccttgaagaaattaaatgaagacCTT GGACCTGGATTTGAAGGAGGCACGGAGTCTAATTGTGGCAGTCATGGTGATGAGCAGCTGTCGAATCAGAGAAGGAATAGTTTTGAAGGCAGTCATGATGAGGAGATCGAACGTGAAAATACATACAGTGAAGAGGTTGAAGCCGGAAAAAGCTATGAAGATGATACATATGTTGCAAACGACGAATATAGCAGGTACAATTATGATGAAGAATGCAATTACAACGAGGGATACAATAACGATGATGGATACGATTTTGACGAACTATGA
- the LOC126587953 gene encoding patatin-like protein 6 → MAAPMLNIDTNLLDVDKLSYEIFSILENNFLFGNPPSTKPHNVSDPNSADLSTPLHHMHSSKQFTGKVRILAIDAAGATDGILAANALAHLESSLRRKSGDPNAAISDFFDVVSGSGAGGILAALLFTRGLKDGSTRPMFTAKEALDFLLQNRRKIFKSSPGGIFQRVFRPAKAEKEREKLFRKTFGEQLTLRDTLKSVLIPCYDMSSRAPFLFSRADAVEVDSYDFKMMDVCAATSSQPAVEVRSVDCRTKIMAVDGGIAMNNPTAAAITHVLNNKQEFPFCNDVEDLLVVSLGNGESEFGNLSPSGCLRIAGEGASDLVDQAVSMAFGQSRATNYVRVQGNGIISKMYGGPQNPNGKNKNKIDMLALTDEMLSQKNVESVLFQGKKMVQSTNVEKLEMFSGELIKEQERRKTCILPTVMLKQTSSSSPSRTSSATTLSMSSS, encoded by the exons ATGGCGGCTCCCATGCTCAACATTGACACAAACTTGCTCGACGTCGACAAGCTCTCCTACGAAATCTTCTCGATTCTCGAGAACAACTTCCTCTTCGGAAACCCACCAAGCACAAAACCTCACAATGTCTCCGACCCCAACTCCGCCGATCTATCGACTCCTCTCCACCACATGCATTCTAGCAAACAATTCACCGGAAAGGTCCGAATCCTCGCCATCGACGCCGCCGGAGCCACCGATGGCATCCTCGCCGCCAACGCTCTCGCGCACCTCGAGTCCTCTCTCCGCCGCAAGTCCGGCGATCCTAACGCTGCCATCTCCGACTTCTTCGACGTCGTTTCAGGGTCGGGTGCCGGAGGCATTCTCGCCGCCCTCCTCTTCACCCGGGGATTGAAAGACGGGTCGACCCGACCCATGTTCACCGCCAAAGAAGCCCTCGACTTCCTCCTCCAGAACCGCCGCAAGATCTTCAAGTCGTCGCCTGGGGGGATTTTCCAGCGGGTTTTCCGGCCGGCGAAGgcggagaaggagagggagaagctCTTTCGGAAGACTTTCGGGGAGCAGTTGACTCTCAGGGACACGCTGAAGTCGGTGTTGATCCCTTGCTACGACATGTCGTCCCGCGCGCCTTTCTTGTTTTCGCGGGCGGACGCGGTGGAGGTGGACAGCTACGATTTTAAGATGATGGACGTGTGCGCTGCCACGTCGTCTCAACCCGCTGTTGAGGTGAGGTCGGTGGATTGTAGAACGAAGATCATGGCCGTTGATGGTGGGATCGCCATGAACAATCCGACGGCTGCTGCTATTACGCACGTGCTGAATAATAAGCAGGAGTTTCCTTTCTGTAACGATGTTGAAGATCTGTTAGTGGTGTCGCTTGGAAACGGAGAGTCCGAGTTTGGAAATTTGTCGCCTTCTGGCTGTTTGAGGATCGCCGGTGAAGGAGCTTCAGATTTG GTTGATCAAGCCGTTTCAATGGCATTTGGACAATCCCGAGCAACCAATTATGTTCGCGTGCAAGGCAACGGAATCATATCGAAAATGTATGGAGGCCCCCAAAACCCCAACGGcaaaaataagaacaaaatagaCATGCTGGCCTTGACAGATGAAATGTTGTCACAAAAAAATGTGGAGTCCGTACTATTCCAAGGTAAAAAAATGGTGCAGAGCACAAATGTGGAGAAGCTAGAAATGTTTTCCGGGGAGCTGATTAAGGAACAAGAGAGGAGAAAAACTTGCATTCTGCCAACTGTGATGTTGAAACAGACTTCTTCATCATCGCCGAGCAGAACATCATCTGCCACAACCCTATCTATGTCATCTTCGTGA